A window of Phyllobacterium sp. T1293 contains these coding sequences:
- the rocD gene encoding ornithine--oxo-acid transaminase, with protein sequence MQTAAQLISTESRLGAHNYKPLDVVLSRGEGVHVWDIDGNRYLDCLSAYSAVNQGHCHPKILRAMTEQASKLTLTSRAFRNDQLALFYEELAALTGSHKILPMNSGAEAVETAIKAVRKWGYEVKGVPENAAEIIVCSDNFHGRTMGIVGFSTDPSARENFGPFAPGFKVVPFGDIDAFAAALTPNTVAFLVEPIQGEAGVKIPPKGYFPKVRELCTENNVTLILDEIQTGLGRTGALLAEQHEAIEADVTLIGKALSGGFYPVSAVLSNSDVLGVLKPGQHGSTFGGNPLACAIARAALRVLTEENMIENSRIEGEYFLQQLKGIRSNIVREVRGRGLMLAIELHPEAGGANRFCYELKERGILAKDTHGDTIRIAPPLVITRNQVDWALEQFDEVLTSMN encoded by the coding sequence CTGCAGACAGCCGCCCAACTGATTTCGACCGAGTCCCGTCTTGGCGCTCATAATTACAAGCCGCTTGATGTGGTTCTGTCGCGCGGTGAAGGCGTGCATGTCTGGGATATTGATGGCAATCGTTACCTCGATTGCCTCTCGGCCTATTCGGCTGTCAATCAGGGCCATTGCCATCCCAAAATCCTCCGCGCAATGACTGAACAGGCATCAAAGCTCACGCTGACCTCACGCGCGTTTCGCAATGACCAGTTGGCTTTGTTCTACGAGGAACTGGCGGCGCTCACAGGCTCGCACAAGATTTTGCCGATGAACAGCGGCGCCGAAGCCGTCGAGACTGCCATCAAGGCCGTTCGCAAATGGGGTTATGAGGTCAAGGGCGTGCCAGAGAATGCCGCCGAGATCATCGTCTGTTCCGATAATTTTCATGGCCGCACCATGGGTATCGTCGGTTTCAGCACCGACCCATCGGCGCGCGAGAACTTTGGCCCTTTTGCGCCGGGCTTCAAGGTCGTGCCATTCGGCGATATTGATGCGTTTGCGGCAGCACTGACACCCAATACGGTGGCTTTCCTCGTTGAGCCTATTCAGGGTGAAGCCGGTGTCAAAATCCCGCCAAAGGGTTATTTCCCCAAGGTGCGCGAACTTTGCACTGAAAATAACGTCACGCTTATCCTCGATGAAATCCAGACGGGCCTTGGCCGTACCGGTGCCCTGCTTGCCGAGCAGCATGAGGCTATCGAAGCGGATGTCACGCTGATCGGCAAGGCATTGTCAGGCGGTTTCTATCCAGTTTCAGCTGTTCTTTCGAACAGCGATGTGCTCGGCGTTCTGAAACCCGGTCAGCATGGAAGCACATTTGGCGGCAATCCGCTTGCCTGCGCCATCGCCCGGGCAGCGCTGCGCGTATTGACTGAAGAGAATATGATTGAAAATTCGCGCATCGAAGGTGAATATTTCCTGCAGCAGCTCAAGGGCATCCGCAGCAATATTGTGCGTGAAGTGCGTGGTCGCGGCCTGATGCTAGCGATTGAGCTGCATCCGGAAGCCGGTGGTGCCAACCGGTTTTGCTACGAGTTGAAGGAACGCGGAATTCTGGCCAAGGACACCCATGGCGATACGATCCGCATTGCCCCGCCGCTGGTGATCACACGCAATCAGGTGGATTGGGCGCTGGAACAGTTCGATGAAGTGCTAACCAGCATGAATTGA
- a CDS encoding GcvT family protein — protein MSSLPSKARAVIIGGGVSGCSVAYHLAKLGWTDIVLLERKQLTSGTTWHAAGLIGQLRASQNMTRLAKYSADLYVKLEEETGVATGMRQVGSITVALTEERKHEIYRQASLARAFNVDVREISPNEVKEMYPHLNISDVVGAVHLPLDGQCDPANIAMALAKGARQRGAKIFENVKVTDISRKNGRVSGVSWAKGEEQGTIETDVVINCAGMWARDLASMSGVTVPLHACEHFYLVTEAIQGLGRLPVLRVPDECAYYKEDAGKMMLGAFEPVAKPWGMNGISEDFCFDQLPEDFEHFEPILEMGVNRMPMLGTAGIHTFFNGPESFTPDDRYYLGEAPELGGYWVAAGYNSIGIVSSGGAGMALAQWIHDGEAPFDLWEVDIRRAQPFQKNRRYLKERVSETLGLLYADHFPYRQMATSRNVRRSPLHQHLKDRGAVFGEVAGWERANWFAKPGQEREYRYSWKRQNWFDNQREEHLAVRGGVGLFDMTSFGKIRIEGRDALAFLQKLCANQLDVEPGRIVYTQMLNNRGGIESDLTITRLSETAFFAVVPGATLQRDLAWMRKHLKDEFVVVTDVTAAESVLCLMGPKSRDLIEKISPNDFSNTGHPFATAREIEIGMGLARAHRVTYVGELGWELYVSSDQTAHVFEALEEAGQELGLKLCGLHTLDSCRIEKAFRHFGHDITDEDHVLEAGLGFAVKPAKGEFIGRDAVLRKKENGLDRRLVQFRLTDPEPLLFHNEAIVRDGEIVGTITSGNYGHHLGGAIGLGYVASKGESEEQVLSSVYEIEIAGERVKAKASLKPMYDPKAERVRM, from the coding sequence ATGAGTTCGCTCCCCTCGAAAGCCCGGGCTGTCATCATCGGCGGTGGTGTTTCCGGCTGTTCCGTGGCCTATCATCTGGCGAAACTCGGCTGGACGGATATCGTCCTGCTCGAGCGCAAGCAACTGACATCGGGCACCACTTGGCATGCCGCTGGCCTGATCGGCCAGTTGCGTGCCTCGCAGAACATGACGCGCCTCGCCAAATATTCAGCCGATCTCTATGTGAAGCTCGAGGAGGAAACCGGCGTTGCCACGGGCATGCGGCAGGTGGGTTCCATCACCGTCGCCCTGACGGAAGAGCGTAAGCACGAGATTTACCGGCAGGCATCACTTGCCCGTGCCTTCAATGTTGATGTGCGCGAGATTTCTCCAAATGAAGTCAAAGAGATGTACCCGCATCTTAATATCTCGGATGTGGTTGGTGCAGTGCATTTGCCGCTGGACGGGCAATGCGATCCAGCCAATATCGCCATGGCGCTGGCCAAGGGAGCGAGACAACGCGGCGCAAAAATATTCGAGAATGTGAAAGTCACCGATATCAGCAGGAAGAATGGCCGGGTATCAGGGGTTTCATGGGCCAAGGGCGAAGAACAGGGCACGATTGAAACCGATGTGGTGATCAATTGCGCCGGCATGTGGGCGCGTGATCTCGCTTCGATGTCAGGCGTCACGGTGCCGCTACATGCCTGCGAGCATTTTTATCTCGTCACCGAAGCCATTCAAGGGCTTGGACGGCTTCCGGTGCTGCGCGTTCCCGATGAGTGCGCCTATTACAAGGAAGATGCTGGTAAAATGATGCTCGGTGCCTTCGAACCCGTGGCTAAGCCTTGGGGCATGAATGGCATTTCCGAGGATTTCTGCTTTGATCAACTGCCTGAAGATTTCGAACATTTCGAGCCAATCCTTGAAATGGGCGTCAACCGCATGCCGATGCTTGGCACGGCGGGTATTCATACATTTTTCAATGGTCCTGAGAGTTTTACGCCCGATGACCGCTATTATCTCGGCGAAGCGCCGGAGCTTGGCGGCTATTGGGTTGCGGCAGGTTATAATTCGATTGGCATCGTCTCGTCGGGTGGCGCTGGCATGGCGCTGGCGCAGTGGATTCACGATGGTGAAGCGCCTTTCGATCTCTGGGAGGTGGATATCCGCCGTGCCCAGCCATTCCAGAAGAACCGACGCTATCTGAAGGAACGTGTCTCCGAGACACTTGGCCTGCTCTATGCCGACCATTTTCCCTACAGGCAGATGGCGACATCGCGCAATGTGCGCAGATCGCCGCTACATCAGCATCTGAAGGATCGCGGTGCGGTGTTTGGCGAGGTAGCGGGCTGGGAACGCGCCAACTGGTTTGCAAAACCCGGTCAGGAGCGGGAGTATCGCTATTCGTGGAAGCGCCAGAACTGGTTCGACAACCAGCGTGAGGAACATCTGGCGGTGCGCGGTGGTGTCGGTCTGTTCGACATGACGTCATTCGGCAAAATCCGTATTGAGGGCCGCGATGCACTCGCTTTCCTGCAAAAGCTCTGCGCCAACCAGCTTGATGTCGAACCGGGCAGAATTGTTTACACGCAGATGCTGAATAATCGCGGCGGCATTGAAAGCGATTTGACCATCACACGCCTGTCGGAAACAGCATTCTTTGCGGTGGTTCCGGGCGCGACGCTGCAACGCGATCTCGCCTGGATGCGCAAACACCTCAAAGACGAGTTTGTTGTCGTCACCGATGTGACGGCGGCAGAATCCGTGCTTTGCCTGATGGGGCCGAAATCCCGCGACCTCATCGAAAAGATCAGCCCGAATGATTTCTCCAACACAGGTCATCCCTTCGCAACAGCACGGGAAATCGAGATTGGCATGGGATTGGCGCGGGCGCATCGCGTCACCTATGTCGGCGAACTCGGCTGGGAACTTTATGTATCATCTGACCAGACCGCCCATGTTTTCGAGGCTTTGGAAGAGGCAGGGCAGGAGCTTGGTTTGAAGCTTTGCGGCCTGCATACGCTGGATTCCTGCCGCATCGAAAAAGCTTTCCGCCATTTCGGCCATGATATCACCGATGAGGATCACGTTCTGGAGGCGGGGCTCGGCTTTGCCGTCAAACCCGCCAAGGGTGAATTCATCGGCCGCGATGCGGTGTTGAGGAAGAAGGAGAATGGGCTGGATCGCCGGCTGGTGCAATTCCGCCTTACTGATCCCGAACCGCTGCTGTTCCACAACGAAGCCATTGTGCGCGATGGCGAGATTGTCGGAACGATCACCTCGGGCAATTACGGGCATCATCTCGGCGGTGCAATTGGCCTTGGCTATGTCGCCAGCAAGGGCGAGAGCGAAGAACAGGTGCTTTCATCCGTCTATGAGATCGAGATCGCCGGAGAGCGCGTGAAAGCCAAGGCTTCGCTGAAGCCAATGTATGATCCGAAGGCTGAGCGGGTGAGGATGTAA
- a CDS encoding GcvT family protein has protein sequence MSEFPTSARVVIIGGGAIGVSCLYHLAKAGWTDCVLLEKNELTSGSTWHAAGNVPTFSASWSVMNMQRYSAELYRGLAQEVDYPMNYHVTGSLRLAHGKERMREFQRVKSMGRYQGMDIDVLGVDEITGRYPFLSTHDLEGALYDPNDGDIDPAQLTQALAKGARDMGAKIIRFCPVTAARRDGDEWVISTPQGEIRCEYVVNAAGYRAQEIGRLFGRDVPMMVMSHQYLLFDEIPEIAAWSREQGHKLPLLRDVDSSYYLRQEKNGMNLGPYERNCRAHWATSDDPMPDDFSFQLFPDDLERLDWHLNDAIARVPILGTAGLSKVINGPIPYAPDGNPLIGPMPGVPNAFEACVFTFGIAQAGGAGKVLAEWVTEGATEWDMWSCDPRRFTAFADHVYSVAKGVEVYGHEYAIHFPRHTWPAGRNKKLSPLHDRIAKLGAQFGVYNGWERANWYAQPGDDTSEESTQTFTREGPWQQRIREECHAVRDAVGILDLPGFSRFKVSGAGARDWLASLITGLVPKPGRIGLGYFADTKGRVVTEMSIMALDEDVFFLITAGVAEWHDLEWLQNHLPKGSAIAISNVTEEFSCQIVTGPKARDLFAGICDADLTKSWLSHQTTQIAGRYCQLVRVSFAGELGWEIHTKVADTAAIFDAVWQAGQPYGLKPFGMYALDSLRLEKSYRAWKGDLSTDYTPLQSGLERFVKWEKPDFLGKAALESEKQRGVTKRFVTLTVDAGDCDAPYMSTLWHKGSIVGETTSGGWGHRIDKSIALGMLKTELTEPGTEVEVEIFGERFKATVHPDQPLWDPNNERIRA, from the coding sequence ATGTCTGAATTTCCAACGTCGGCGCGAGTCGTCATCATCGGCGGCGGGGCGATCGGCGTCTCCTGCCTGTATCATCTGGCCAAGGCTGGATGGACCGATTGCGTGCTCCTGGAAAAGAACGAGCTGACATCGGGTTCCACATGGCATGCGGCTGGTAATGTGCCGACCTTCTCCGCCTCGTGGTCTGTGATGAACATGCAGCGTTATTCGGCTGAACTCTATCGGGGGCTGGCGCAGGAAGTCGATTATCCCATGAACTACCATGTTACGGGATCACTGCGGCTTGCCCATGGCAAGGAGCGAATGCGCGAGTTTCAGCGGGTCAAGAGCATGGGCCGCTACCAAGGCATGGATATTGATGTGCTCGGTGTCGATGAAATCACCGGACGTTATCCTTTCCTGTCGACCCATGATCTGGAAGGCGCGCTCTACGATCCCAATGACGGCGATATTGATCCCGCCCAGCTGACGCAGGCTCTGGCCAAGGGCGCGCGCGATATGGGTGCAAAAATCATCCGCTTTTGCCCTGTAACCGCCGCACGGCGCGATGGCGATGAATGGGTGATTTCCACGCCGCAGGGCGAAATCCGCTGTGAATATGTGGTGAATGCGGCCGGATACCGCGCGCAGGAAATCGGCAGGCTGTTTGGCCGTGATGTGCCGATGATGGTCATGAGCCACCAATATCTGCTATTCGATGAAATCCCCGAAATTGCCGCATGGAGCCGCGAGCAGGGGCACAAACTGCCGCTGCTGCGTGATGTGGATTCCTCCTACTATCTCAGGCAGGAAAAGAACGGCATGAACCTTGGCCCCTATGAGCGCAATTGCCGGGCGCATTGGGCAACATCAGATGATCCGATGCCGGATGATTTTTCCTTCCAGCTTTTCCCCGATGATCTGGAACGGCTCGACTGGCATCTCAACGATGCCATTGCCCGCGTGCCCATTCTCGGAACGGCTGGCCTGTCAAAGGTCATCAATGGTCCGATACCCTATGCGCCTGATGGTAATCCGTTGATCGGGCCTATGCCCGGAGTTCCCAATGCGTTTGAAGCCTGTGTGTTCACTTTTGGCATTGCACAGGCGGGTGGCGCGGGCAAGGTGCTGGCCGAATGGGTGACGGAAGGCGCGACGGAATGGGATATGTGGTCCTGCGATCCGCGGCGTTTCACTGCCTTTGCCGATCATGTTTACAGTGTGGCCAAGGGTGTTGAAGTCTACGGCCACGAATATGCCATTCATTTCCCACGCCATACATGGCCAGCCGGGCGCAACAAAAAGCTTTCCCCATTGCATGATCGTATTGCCAAGCTCGGCGCGCAATTCGGCGTCTATAATGGCTGGGAGCGGGCAAACTGGTATGCGCAGCCCGGCGACGATACGTCGGAGGAATCCACCCAGACATTTACGCGCGAAGGCCCGTGGCAGCAGCGTATCCGCGAAGAATGCCATGCGGTGCGCGATGCGGTCGGTATTCTCGATCTGCCCGGCTTTTCCCGCTTCAAGGTGAGCGGTGCGGGTGCGCGTGACTGGCTTGCGAGCCTGATTACCGGTCTGGTGCCAAAACCGGGCCGCATAGGCCTTGGCTATTTCGCTGATACCAAGGGCCGGGTCGTCACCGAAATGTCCATAATGGCGCTGGATGAGGACGTGTTTTTCCTGATCACCGCAGGTGTTGCCGAATGGCATGATCTTGAATGGTTGCAAAACCACTTGCCGAAAGGCAGCGCAATCGCGATCAGCAATGTCACGGAGGAATTTTCCTGCCAGATCGTCACGGGCCCCAAAGCCCGCGATCTCTTTGCCGGTATCTGTGATGCGGACCTGACAAAATCATGGTTGTCGCACCAGACAACGCAGATTGCCGGGCGCTATTGCCAGCTGGTGCGTGTTTCCTTTGCCGGTGAGCTTGGCTGGGAAATTCACACCAAGGTTGCTGACACGGCAGCAATCTTCGATGCGGTCTGGCAGGCGGGGCAACCATATGGCCTAAAGCCGTTCGGCATGTATGCGCTCGACTCGCTGCGGCTGGAGAAAAGTTATCGCGCCTGGAAGGGCGATCTTTCCACTGATTATACGCCGCTGCAAAGCGGGCTTGAGCGGTTCGTCAAATGGGAAAAGCCCGATTTTCTTGGCAAAGCTGCGCTGGAAAGCGAAAAGCAACGGGGCGTCACAAAGCGCTTCGTCACGTTGACCGTCGATGCCGGTGATTGTGATGCGCCTTACATGTCGACGCTTTGGCACAAGGGCAGTATTGTGGGTGAAACCACATCGGGTGGCTGGGGCCACCGGATCGATAAATCCATAGCCCTTGGCATGCTCAAAACCGAACTCACCGAACCCGGCACGGAAGTCGAAGTCGAGATTTTCGGCGAGCGCTTCAAGGCCACCGTGCATCCGGATCAACCGCTCTGGGACCCCAATAACGAAAGAATCCGCGCATGA